The Borrelia hispanica CRI sequence TTTTACTTCTTTAAGTAGAGCTTCAAAAGCAATACAATAATCATTATTTATACAGGTTGTATTATCAGATGTTGGATGATAATCAATCTCCAGTTCACCTAATTTTTCTTTCTTTATTCGTCCAAGATCAATATCATGTATTACACCACAACGTTGTAACTTACATCCTAAGTAGTAATATAAGAGTAGTGATGCTTGACTTTCATTTAATGAGTTCAAGCTGATACCTTTTGTTTTAATTATCATCTCAAGTAAATTTGCTTGTTGTTGAAACTCATCAAAACTTAAATTATCTTCTGTTACATTTAAAAGAGATTTAATTTTAAGATAAATATCTCTAAGTCCTTCTGATTCGACATCACTACTCATCAACTTTAATTCCTTTAACTTTGTTTAATATCAACTCTTAAAATAGTTTTTTCTGTTGCTAGTAAACCACCAA is a genomic window containing:
- a CDS encoding DUF3890 domain-containing protein, coding for MSSDVESEGLRDIYLKIKSLLNVTEDNLSFDEFQQQANLLEMIIKTKGISLNSLNESQASLLLYYYLGCKLQRCGVIHDIDLGRIKKEKLGELEIDYHPTSDNTTCINNDYCIAFEALLKEVKLEQTKPFAIGVV